One genomic segment of Acetonema longum DSM 6540 includes these proteins:
- the rplN gene encoding 50S ribosomal protein L14 — translation MIQQQTILNVADNTGAKQIMCIRVMGGSYRRYANIGDVIVASVKDASPGGVVKKGDVVKAVVVRTQKGLRRADGSYIRFDENAAVVIKEDKSPRGTRIFGPVARELRDKDFMKIISLAPEVL, via the coding sequence ATGATCCAACAACAAACTATTCTGAACGTAGCCGATAACACTGGCGCCAAGCAGATCATGTGCATCAGGGTCATGGGCGGTTCCTATCGTAGATATGCCAATATTGGCGATGTGATTGTCGCTTCGGTTAAAGATGCATCACCCGGTGGCGTTGTCAAGAAAGGCGATGTAGTAAAAGCGGTTGTGGTTCGTACCCAAAAGGGTCTGCGCCGCGCCGACGGTTCCTATATCCGGTTTGACGAGAATGCCGCAGTGGTGATTAAAGAAGACAAAAGCCCCCGTGGTACCCGTATATTCGGACCAGTGGCCAGGGAATTGCGCGATAAAGATTTCATGAAAATCATTTCGCTGGCGCCTGAAGTGCTGTAA
- the rplF gene encoding 50S ribosomal protein L6 translates to MSRIGRAPIAIPQGVTVNVKDGNLVTVKGPKGELSRVIHHDMKIAIEDNHILVQRPSDVKEHRSLHGLSRTLIANMVAGVTTGFSKTLEIAGVGYRAAKSGTKVNLTLGFSHPVVVEPPKGITIDVPTPNKIVVSGIDKDQVGELAAKIRGYREPEPYKGKGIKYEGEHVRRKVGKAGGKGKK, encoded by the coding sequence ATGTCGAGAATAGGTAGAGCGCCCATTGCGATTCCTCAAGGCGTCACCGTGAACGTAAAAGACGGAAATCTGGTGACGGTCAAAGGTCCGAAGGGCGAATTGAGCCGCGTTATTCATCATGATATGAAGATTGCTATTGAAGATAACCATATTCTGGTTCAACGTCCGTCCGACGTGAAAGAACACCGATCGCTGCACGGACTGAGCCGCACTTTGATTGCCAACATGGTTGCCGGCGTAACGACAGGGTTTAGCAAAACACTGGAAATTGCCGGGGTAGGCTATAGAGCAGCCAAGTCCGGAACCAAGGTGAATCTGACATTGGGATTCTCCCACCCGGTTGTGGTAGAGCCGCCTAAAGGAATCACGATTGATGTGCCGACTCCCAACAAGATCGTTGTTTCCGGCATTGATAAAGATCAGGTCGGTGAATTGGCCGCTAAGATTCGTGGCTATAGAGAGCCTGAACCCTATAAGGGAAAGGGCATCAAGTATGAGGGAGAACATGTCCGCCGCAAAGTGGGCAAGGCCGGCGGCAAAGGCAAGAAGTAA
- the rplX gene encoding 50S ribosomal protein L24 → MAEAQKMHVKKGDTVLVLSGKDKGKKGKIIESQPTKSKIVVEGVNKVKRHTKPTQKMPQGGILTKEAPIHSSNVMLVCPACDKPTRIKKAALASGSLARACKKCGEIIDKDK, encoded by the coding sequence ATGGCGGAAGCTCAAAAAATGCATGTTAAGAAAGGCGATACCGTACTGGTATTGTCAGGAAAAGATAAAGGTAAAAAGGGCAAGATTATCGAATCTCAGCCTACGAAAAGCAAAATCGTGGTAGAGGGCGTCAACAAAGTAAAACGCCATACCAAACCGACCCAGAAAATGCCCCAGGGCGGCATTTTGACCAAGGAAGCGCCGATACATTCTTCCAATGTGATGCTGGTTTGTCCGGCCTGCGACAAACCCACCCGCATCAAAAAGGCCGCTTTGGCCAGCGGTTCTTTGGCCAGGGCCTGCAAAAAGTGCGGCGAGATCATCGATAAGGACAAATAG
- a CDS encoding type Z 30S ribosomal protein S14 — translation MAKKALIEKWSREPKYKVRQYNRCKICGRPHGYMRKFEMCRICFREYSYKGAIPGVTKASW, via the coding sequence ATGGCCAAAAAGGCATTGATTGAAAAATGGAGCCGTGAACCGAAATATAAGGTACGCCAATACAATAGATGCAAGATTTGTGGCCGCCCGCACGGATATATGCGCAAGTTTGAAATGTGCAGAATTTGTTTCCGGGAATACAGCTACAAAGGTGCTATTCCGGGCGTCACCAAAGCAAGCTGGTAG
- the rplP gene encoding 50S ribosomal protein L16, with protein sequence MLLPKRVKHRKQFRGRMTGKANKGNTIAHGLFGLVALEPAWITNRQIEAARIAMTRFIKRGGKVWIQIFPDKPVTAKPAETRMGSGKGSPEYWVAVVKPGRVMFEMDGVPEDVAREAMRLAAHKLPIKSKFVKKGEEFAEKVGGVADEG encoded by the coding sequence ATGTTACTTCCGAAAAGAGTCAAACACCGCAAACAGTTCCGGGGACGCATGACCGGTAAAGCCAATAAAGGTAATACCATTGCCCATGGCCTTTTCGGTCTGGTTGCGCTGGAGCCGGCCTGGATCACGAACCGTCAGATCGAGGCGGCTCGTATTGCCATGACCCGTTTTATCAAGCGGGGTGGTAAAGTATGGATTCAAATATTCCCGGATAAACCTGTTACCGCTAAACCGGCTGAAACCCGTATGGGTAGCGGCAAGGGTTCTCCTGAATACTGGGTAGCGGTGGTTAAGCCCGGACGGGTTATGTTTGAAATGGACGGTGTGCCGGAAGACGTTGCCCGTGAAGCAATGCGTCTGGCAGCCCACAAACTGCCCATCAAGAGCAAGTTTGTCAAAAAGGGTGAAGAGTTTGCCGAGAAAGTGGGGGGTGTAGCAGATGAAGGTTAA
- the rpsH gene encoding 30S ribosomal protein S8 has translation MVMTDPIADMLTRIRNANSVYHDKVEFPASKIKQGIAQILKDEGFIKDFEFVTDDKQGVLRISLKYGANREKVITGIKRISKPGLRVYAKKDQLPRVLGGLGIAVISTSQGVMSDKTARKSGLGGEVIAYVW, from the coding sequence ATGGTAATGACCGATCCGATTGCCGATATGCTGACTCGTATTCGCAATGCCAACTCGGTTTATCATGATAAAGTAGAATTTCCGGCGTCCAAGATTAAGCAGGGAATTGCCCAAATCTTGAAGGACGAAGGCTTTATCAAGGACTTTGAATTTGTTACCGATGATAAGCAGGGTGTGTTGCGAATCAGTTTAAAATATGGCGCCAACCGGGAAAAAGTAATCACGGGCATTAAGCGCATCTCGAAACCCGGCTTACGGGTTTATGCCAAGAAAGATCAGCTGCCGCGGGTTTTAGGCGGACTGGGAATCGCTGTGATCTCCACATCCCAGGGCGTAATGAGCGATAAAACCGCCCGCAAAAGCGGTCTGGGCGGCGAAGTGATCGCCTACGTTTGGTAG
- the rpsQ gene encoding 30S ribosomal protein S17 produces the protein MSERNERKTRIGKVVSDKMDKTVVVAVERLVQHDLYKKSIKMTSKFKAHDENNQCQTGDTVLIMETRPLSKDKRWRIVEILEKVK, from the coding sequence GTGAGCGAAAGAAACGAGCGGAAAACCCGTATCGGTAAAGTCGTCAGCGATAAGATGGATAAGACGGTCGTCGTGGCGGTAGAAAGGCTGGTACAGCATGACCTCTACAAAAAGTCCATCAAAATGACCAGCAAATTCAAGGCTCATGACGAAAATAACCAATGCCAGACCGGTGATACGGTTTTGATTATGGAAACCCGTCCTTTGTCCAAGGATAAACGCTGGAGAATCGTTGAGATTCTGGAAAAAGTGAAGTAA
- the rpmC gene encoding 50S ribosomal protein L29 → MKVKDVRDMSSAELDQKVAGLKDELFNLRFQLATGQLENPMRIREVKKTIARIKTVQRERELKAQQA, encoded by the coding sequence ATGAAGGTTAAAGACGTCCGTGACATGTCTTCCGCTGAGTTGGACCAAAAAGTGGCCGGCTTAAAGGACGAACTGTTTAATCTGCGGTTCCAGCTTGCTACCGGTCAACTGGAAAATCCCATGCGCATTCGGGAAGTAAAGAAAACCATTGCCCGGATCAAAACCGTGCAACGGGAACGGGAACTGAAAGCCCAACAGGCTTAA
- the rplE gene encoding 50S ribosomal protein L5 — MTRLKEKYTNEVTKGLMEKFGYKNVMEIPKVEKVIVNMGVGEAVGNPKVLDAAVNDLTLIVGQKPVVTRAKKSIAAFKIRQGMAIGTKVTLRGGRMYEFLDKLINASLPRVRDFRGVSPRAFDGRGNYSLGLKEQLIFPEIEYDKVDKVRGMEIIIVTTAKTDEEARELLRLLGMPFAA; from the coding sequence GTGACCAGGTTAAAAGAAAAATATACGAACGAAGTAACCAAAGGCCTGATGGAGAAATTCGGTTATAAGAACGTCATGGAAATTCCCAAGGTCGAAAAAGTGATCGTCAATATGGGTGTCGGTGAAGCGGTCGGTAATCCCAAAGTGCTGGATGCCGCTGTGAATGACCTGACCTTGATCGTCGGCCAAAAGCCGGTAGTAACCAGAGCCAAGAAATCTATTGCGGCATTTAAAATCCGTCAGGGCATGGCAATCGGAACCAAAGTTACCTTGCGTGGCGGACGGATGTATGAGTTTCTTGATAAACTCATCAATGCTTCGTTACCCCGCGTAAGAGACTTCCGGGGAGTAAGCCCCCGGGCTTTTGACGGCCGGGGCAACTATTCGCTGGGTCTGAAAGAACAGCTGATTTTCCCGGAAATCGAGTATGATAAAGTGGATAAGGTTCGTGGCATGGAGATCATCATTGTGACCACTGCCAAAACCGATGAAGAAGCCAGAGAACTGCTGCGGCTGCTGGGCATGCCCTTCGCCGCTTAG